The Montipora foliosa isolate CH-2021 chromosome 1, ASM3666993v2, whole genome shotgun sequence genome has a window encoding:
- the LOC137994329 gene encoding nuclear receptor coactivator 5-like isoform X2 — protein sequence MAEYDKRDTRLRENRKESPDRSGKHSDSTTDTNRNDPRSIRCRVFIGNLPTEMKSKELEETFSQYGRVSGVSVHNNFGFVQFEDEKSADASVAKENGKVYYGKRVDVNLAGERRKAKMDERPRERDGRPPFPFNRRERDFDRDGRPFRKSPPRERPRFEDYDRFPSRFEPPFDRRGRSPSPPRRMDDRPGYGRHDDYYMRDRYRDEPPHHREPYSRHPFDHRGEPFDRERREPYDSPRGAYPDRRDEHYDRYDSYNRDYPRPDDYPGPAKRPRVDYSDRPDDMYMYNSGKTIEAPTDCVIVVMNKQQRGYAEMVERRLKSVGLVVELHFHGSQPISELLDDVARRGVLYAVVITSQHEIHRSVTVNILHGTPQEHRNMPLDDAMRLVGQNFDQYMQDLRERAKSSGTQDLDKTRTAAAPPKTEGNSDITSLLSKAATGADLSADQLTKLIDNLSKRQQEILGSPATTATNGKGGVTASQSSQPAVDPQSIAKQQADLQAKILSILNPGGSASSSSSSSNASTLPSQKAVLPGQSAGAATGASAQAAGKTGSLSTTAKPIFPLYPAQQKLPSSSTNNSTSTARPSLGVTASNPVSSATANQVGKTYKAASLQGNTAASSSYGAASSTTYLSTKPVAPNTYTVGSNQATQSHASYGAKPTAVNASQGYSAATQKIGQPQQASVGQAISTVGAQRPSVAPAQRMVAPTSGPRPTSNVTSGQVRTPLTTKRGLLGAAPVGVPRLATPSTAVRTPSGTSGVRMVSPRGPSPSGRGTVRTASPASIQGQTTPTRGGAVSVRGGGSYIRGGVSVGTPGRGITAPQSAASGRGEIPQRGGTASVSVAVARGAASRGTAARGTPATRGSPTTRGTASPRGAPPLRGAPALRGASSLRGSPGLRGAPTARGASAPRGLQAARGMTGTRGTSATSAHLTGGRGLSATQGAPIRAITPGARGSRGALRGAPLMRGAPAFRGGRGSYGGRGGY from the exons ATGGCAGAATATGATAAAAGGGACACCAGATTACGAGAAAATCGAAAGGAGTCCCCTGACAGATCTGGAAAACATAGTGATTCAACTACGGATACCAACAGAAATGACCCCCGCTCTATTCGTTGCCGTGTTTTCATTGGCAATCTTCCAACCGAGATGAAGAGCAAGGAACTTGAGGAGACGTTTTCTCAGTACGGCCGGGTATCTGGTGTTTCGGTCCACAATAACTTTGGATTTGTTCAATTTGAAGATGAAAAATCTGCAGATGCTTCAGTTGCAAAGGAAAATGGCAAAGTTTACTATGGGAAACGAGTGG ATGTCAATTTAGCCGGAGAAAGGAGAAAGGCAAAAATGGATGAGAGACCTCGTGAAAGAGATGGCAGGCCACCTTTTCCATTTAACAGGAGAGAAAGAGATTTTGACCGTGATGGAAGACCCTTCAGAAAATCACCACCACGTGAAAGACCCAGGTTTGAGGATTATGATCGCTTTCCATCTCGCTTTGAGCCACCCTTTGACCGCCGTGGCCGTTCCCCATCGCCTCCTCGTAGAATGGATGACCGTCCTGGATATGGGAGGCACGATGACTACTACATGAGGGACCGCTACAGAGATGAGCCTCCTCATCACAGGGAGCCATATTCAAGACACCCTTTTGATCACAGAGGAGAACCATTTGACAGGGAGAGGAGGGAGCCTTACGATTCTCCCAGAGGTGCCTACCCTGATAGAAGAGATGAGCACTACGACCGGTATGATTCGTACAACCGTGATTACCCCAGGCCTGATGATTATCCAGGCCCTGCAAAGAGACCAAGAGTGGATTACAGTGATCGTCCAgatgacatgtacatgtacaatagcGGCAAAACTATTGAGGCTCCAACTGATTGTGTGATTGTTGTGATGAACAAGCAGCAGAG AGGATATGCAGAAATGGTGGAAAGACGGCTGAAGTCTGTGGGATTAGTAGTAGAGCTGCATTTCCATGGATCCCAGCCAATATCAGAGCTGCTGGATGATGTTGCACGTCGTGGTGTATTGTATGCAGTGGTCATAACCAGTCAGCATGAGATTCACCGCTCAGTCACTGTCAACATTCTACATGGAACTCCACAAG AGCATAGAAACATGCCTCTCGATGATGCTATGAGACTAGTTGGACAAAATTTTGATCAATATATGCAAGATCTACGAGAAAGAGCGAAGTCTAGCGGTACCCAAGATCTCGACAAGACAAGAACGGCAGCAGCGCCCCCAAAGACTGAAGGGAACTCTGATATAACGTCACTTTTGAGCAAAGCAGCAACCGGTGCAGATCTTTCAGCAGATCAGTTGACAAAGCTAATAGACAACTTGTCCAAACGCCAGCAAGAGATTTTAGGAAGTCCTGCAACGACAGCCACTAATGGCAAAGGAG GCGTTACAGCAAGTCAATCAAGCCAGCCAGCTGTGGATCCTCAGTCTATTGCCAAACAACAAGCAGATCTACAAGCCAAAATATTAAGTATTTTGAATCCTGGTGGAAGCGCTTCatctagtagtagtagttcaAACGCTAGCACTCTTCCATCGCAAAAGGCAGTTTTACCTGGGCAGAGTGCAGGTGCTGCCACCGGAGCATCTGCTCAGGCAGCTGGAAAAACAGGATCATTGAGTACCACTGCAAAACCGATCTTTCCACTCTATCCAGCCCAGCAAAAACTTCCGTCATCTTCTACTAACAATTCAACGTCAACAGCTAGACCCTCGTTGGGAGTCACAGCCTCAAATCCTGTATCTTCCGCGACAGCGAACCAAGTTGGAAAGACATATAAGGCGGCATCGCTCCAGGGAAACACAGCTGCTTCAAGCTCGTATGGTGCGGCTTCATCAACAACTTATCTGTCCACCAAGCCTGTAGCTCCAAACACTTACACAGTAGGATCAAACCAAGCTACTCAATCCCACGCTTCTTATGGTGCAAAGCCAACAGCAGTAAATGCCTCCCAAGGCTACTCTGCTGCAACTCAGAAAATTGGTCAGCCTCAACAAGCATCTGTTGGCCAGGCAATTTCAACAGTTGGTGCTCAAAGACCCAGTGTCGCACCAGCTCAGAGAATGGTAGCACCTACTTCTGGTCCAAGACCGACTTCCAATGTCACATCAGGCCAAGTCAGAACTCCATTAACAACCAAAAGAGGTCTTCTTGGAGCTGCTCCGGTAGGTGTACCGAGGTTAGCCACACCATCTACCGCTGTGAGGACGCCATCAGGTACATCAGGTGTGCGCATGGTTAGCCCTAGAGGCCCATCACCGAGTGGAAGAGGCACGGTAAGGACTGCTTCCCCTGCCAGTATTCAAGGACAAACTACTCCTACTCGTGGTGGAGCAGTCTCAGTTCGCGGTGGAGGCAGTTATATTAGAGGAGGAGTTTCCGTTGGAACTCCAGGTCGAGGCATTACGGCCCCACAATCTGCTGCATCTGGCAGAGGTGAAATTCCTCAGCGTGGTGGTACTGCATCTGTCTCTGTTGCTGTTGCAAGAGGTGCGGCTTCACGTGGTACGGCTGCACGTGGTACTCCAGCAACCCGTGGTTCCCCAACCACTCGTGGTACTGCATCCCCACGTGGCGCTCCACCTTTGCGCGGTGCTCCCGCCTTGCGTGGTGCCTCTTCGTTGCGTGGTTCTCCTGGACTTCGTGGTGCTCCTACAGCTCGCGGTGCCTCAGCACCTCGTGGTTTACAAGCTGCTCGTGGTATGACAGGCACTCGTGGTACCTCAGCAACTAGTGCCCACCTGACAGGTGGTCGTGGTTTATCCGCAACTCAAGGTGCTCCTATACGTGCTATTACACCGGGTGCACGCGGAAGTCGTGGTGCCCTCAGGGGAGCTCCTCTGATGCGTGGAGCTCCTGCATTTCGTGGGGGTCGTGGCAGTTATGGTGGACGTGGTGGTTACTGA
- the LOC137994329 gene encoding uncharacterized protein isoform X1 gives MAEYDKRDTRLRENRKESPDRSGKHSDSTTDTNRNDPRSIRCRVFIGNLPTEMKSKELEETFSQYGRVSGVSVHNNFGFVQFEDEKSADASVAKENGKVYYGKRVDVNLAGERRKAKMDERPRERDGRPPFPFNRRERDFDRDGRPFRKSPPRERPRFEDYDRFPSRFEPPFDRRGRSPSPPRRMDDRPGYGRHDDYYMRDRYRDEPPHHREPYSRHPFDHRGEPFDRERREPYDSPRGAYPDRRDEHYDRYDSYNRDYPRPDDYPGPAKRPRVDYSDRPDDMYMYNSGKTIEAPTDCVIVVMNKQQRGYAEMVERRLKSVGLVVELHFHGSQPISELLDDVARRGVLYAVVITSQHEIHRSVTVNILHGTPQGKDQNLLARIKTHTEHRNMPLDDAMRLVGQNFDQYMQDLRERAKSSGTQDLDKTRTAAAPPKTEGNSDITSLLSKAATGADLSADQLTKLIDNLSKRQQEILGSPATTATNGKGGVTASQSSQPAVDPQSIAKQQADLQAKILSILNPGGSASSSSSSSNASTLPSQKAVLPGQSAGAATGASAQAAGKTGSLSTTAKPIFPLYPAQQKLPSSSTNNSTSTARPSLGVTASNPVSSATANQVGKTYKAASLQGNTAASSSYGAASSTTYLSTKPVAPNTYTVGSNQATQSHASYGAKPTAVNASQGYSAATQKIGQPQQASVGQAISTVGAQRPSVAPAQRMVAPTSGPRPTSNVTSGQVRTPLTTKRGLLGAAPVGVPRLATPSTAVRTPSGTSGVRMVSPRGPSPSGRGTVRTASPASIQGQTTPTRGGAVSVRGGGSYIRGGVSVGTPGRGITAPQSAASGRGEIPQRGGTASVSVAVARGAASRGTAARGTPATRGSPTTRGTASPRGAPPLRGAPALRGASSLRGSPGLRGAPTARGASAPRGLQAARGMTGTRGTSATSAHLTGGRGLSATQGAPIRAITPGARGSRGALRGAPLMRGAPAFRGGRGSYGGRGGY, from the exons ATGGCAGAATATGATAAAAGGGACACCAGATTACGAGAAAATCGAAAGGAGTCCCCTGACAGATCTGGAAAACATAGTGATTCAACTACGGATACCAACAGAAATGACCCCCGCTCTATTCGTTGCCGTGTTTTCATTGGCAATCTTCCAACCGAGATGAAGAGCAAGGAACTTGAGGAGACGTTTTCTCAGTACGGCCGGGTATCTGGTGTTTCGGTCCACAATAACTTTGGATTTGTTCAATTTGAAGATGAAAAATCTGCAGATGCTTCAGTTGCAAAGGAAAATGGCAAAGTTTACTATGGGAAACGAGTGG ATGTCAATTTAGCCGGAGAAAGGAGAAAGGCAAAAATGGATGAGAGACCTCGTGAAAGAGATGGCAGGCCACCTTTTCCATTTAACAGGAGAGAAAGAGATTTTGACCGTGATGGAAGACCCTTCAGAAAATCACCACCACGTGAAAGACCCAGGTTTGAGGATTATGATCGCTTTCCATCTCGCTTTGAGCCACCCTTTGACCGCCGTGGCCGTTCCCCATCGCCTCCTCGTAGAATGGATGACCGTCCTGGATATGGGAGGCACGATGACTACTACATGAGGGACCGCTACAGAGATGAGCCTCCTCATCACAGGGAGCCATATTCAAGACACCCTTTTGATCACAGAGGAGAACCATTTGACAGGGAGAGGAGGGAGCCTTACGATTCTCCCAGAGGTGCCTACCCTGATAGAAGAGATGAGCACTACGACCGGTATGATTCGTACAACCGTGATTACCCCAGGCCTGATGATTATCCAGGCCCTGCAAAGAGACCAAGAGTGGATTACAGTGATCGTCCAgatgacatgtacatgtacaatagcGGCAAAACTATTGAGGCTCCAACTGATTGTGTGATTGTTGTGATGAACAAGCAGCAGAG AGGATATGCAGAAATGGTGGAAAGACGGCTGAAGTCTGTGGGATTAGTAGTAGAGCTGCATTTCCATGGATCCCAGCCAATATCAGAGCTGCTGGATGATGTTGCACGTCGTGGTGTATTGTATGCAGTGGTCATAACCAGTCAGCATGAGATTCACCGCTCAGTCACTGTCAACATTCTACATGGAACTCCACAAGGTAAAGATCAAAATCTCCTTGCAAGGATAAAGACGCATACTG AGCATAGAAACATGCCTCTCGATGATGCTATGAGACTAGTTGGACAAAATTTTGATCAATATATGCAAGATCTACGAGAAAGAGCGAAGTCTAGCGGTACCCAAGATCTCGACAAGACAAGAACGGCAGCAGCGCCCCCAAAGACTGAAGGGAACTCTGATATAACGTCACTTTTGAGCAAAGCAGCAACCGGTGCAGATCTTTCAGCAGATCAGTTGACAAAGCTAATAGACAACTTGTCCAAACGCCAGCAAGAGATTTTAGGAAGTCCTGCAACGACAGCCACTAATGGCAAAGGAG GCGTTACAGCAAGTCAATCAAGCCAGCCAGCTGTGGATCCTCAGTCTATTGCCAAACAACAAGCAGATCTACAAGCCAAAATATTAAGTATTTTGAATCCTGGTGGAAGCGCTTCatctagtagtagtagttcaAACGCTAGCACTCTTCCATCGCAAAAGGCAGTTTTACCTGGGCAGAGTGCAGGTGCTGCCACCGGAGCATCTGCTCAGGCAGCTGGAAAAACAGGATCATTGAGTACCACTGCAAAACCGATCTTTCCACTCTATCCAGCCCAGCAAAAACTTCCGTCATCTTCTACTAACAATTCAACGTCAACAGCTAGACCCTCGTTGGGAGTCACAGCCTCAAATCCTGTATCTTCCGCGACAGCGAACCAAGTTGGAAAGACATATAAGGCGGCATCGCTCCAGGGAAACACAGCTGCTTCAAGCTCGTATGGTGCGGCTTCATCAACAACTTATCTGTCCACCAAGCCTGTAGCTCCAAACACTTACACAGTAGGATCAAACCAAGCTACTCAATCCCACGCTTCTTATGGTGCAAAGCCAACAGCAGTAAATGCCTCCCAAGGCTACTCTGCTGCAACTCAGAAAATTGGTCAGCCTCAACAAGCATCTGTTGGCCAGGCAATTTCAACAGTTGGTGCTCAAAGACCCAGTGTCGCACCAGCTCAGAGAATGGTAGCACCTACTTCTGGTCCAAGACCGACTTCCAATGTCACATCAGGCCAAGTCAGAACTCCATTAACAACCAAAAGAGGTCTTCTTGGAGCTGCTCCGGTAGGTGTACCGAGGTTAGCCACACCATCTACCGCTGTGAGGACGCCATCAGGTACATCAGGTGTGCGCATGGTTAGCCCTAGAGGCCCATCACCGAGTGGAAGAGGCACGGTAAGGACTGCTTCCCCTGCCAGTATTCAAGGACAAACTACTCCTACTCGTGGTGGAGCAGTCTCAGTTCGCGGTGGAGGCAGTTATATTAGAGGAGGAGTTTCCGTTGGAACTCCAGGTCGAGGCATTACGGCCCCACAATCTGCTGCATCTGGCAGAGGTGAAATTCCTCAGCGTGGTGGTACTGCATCTGTCTCTGTTGCTGTTGCAAGAGGTGCGGCTTCACGTGGTACGGCTGCACGTGGTACTCCAGCAACCCGTGGTTCCCCAACCACTCGTGGTACTGCATCCCCACGTGGCGCTCCACCTTTGCGCGGTGCTCCCGCCTTGCGTGGTGCCTCTTCGTTGCGTGGTTCTCCTGGACTTCGTGGTGCTCCTACAGCTCGCGGTGCCTCAGCACCTCGTGGTTTACAAGCTGCTCGTGGTATGACAGGCACTCGTGGTACCTCAGCAACTAGTGCCCACCTGACAGGTGGTCGTGGTTTATCCGCAACTCAAGGTGCTCCTATACGTGCTATTACACCGGGTGCACGCGGAAGTCGTGGTGCCCTCAGGGGAGCTCCTCTGATGCGTGGAGCTCCTGCATTTCGTGGGGGTCGTGGCAGTTATGGTGGACGTGGTGGTTACTGA
- the LOC137994329 gene encoding nuclear receptor coactivator 5-like isoform X4 produces MDERPRERDGRPPFPFNRRERDFDRDGRPFRKSPPRERPRFEDYDRFPSRFEPPFDRRGRSPSPPRRMDDRPGYGRHDDYYMRDRYRDEPPHHREPYSRHPFDHRGEPFDRERREPYDSPRGAYPDRRDEHYDRYDSYNRDYPRPDDYPGPAKRPRVDYSDRPDDMYMYNSGKTIEAPTDCVIVVMNKQQRGYAEMVERRLKSVGLVVELHFHGSQPISELLDDVARRGVLYAVVITSQHEIHRSVTVNILHGTPQEHRNMPLDDAMRLVGQNFDQYMQDLRERAKSSGTQDLDKTRTAAAPPKTEGNSDITSLLSKAATGADLSADQLTKLIDNLSKRQQEILGSPATTATNGKGGVTASQSSQPAVDPQSIAKQQADLQAKILSILNPGGSASSSSSSSNASTLPSQKAVLPGQSAGAATGASAQAAGKTGSLSTTAKPIFPLYPAQQKLPSSSTNNSTSTARPSLGVTASNPVSSATANQVGKTYKAASLQGNTAASSSYGAASSTTYLSTKPVAPNTYTVGSNQATQSHASYGAKPTAVNASQGYSAATQKIGQPQQASVGQAISTVGAQRPSVAPAQRMVAPTSGPRPTSNVTSGQVRTPLTTKRGLLGAAPVGVPRLATPSTAVRTPSGTSGVRMVSPRGPSPSGRGTVRTASPASIQGQTTPTRGGAVSVRGGGSYIRGGVSVGTPGRGITAPQSAASGRGEIPQRGGTASVSVAVARGAASRGTAARGTPATRGSPTTRGTASPRGAPPLRGAPALRGASSLRGSPGLRGAPTARGASAPRGLQAARGMTGTRGTSATSAHLTGGRGLSATQGAPIRAITPGARGSRGALRGAPLMRGAPAFRGGRGSYGGRGGY; encoded by the exons ATGGATGAGAGACCTCGTGAAAGAGATGGCAGGCCACCTTTTCCATTTAACAGGAGAGAAAGAGATTTTGACCGTGATGGAAGACCCTTCAGAAAATCACCACCACGTGAAAGACCCAGGTTTGAGGATTATGATCGCTTTCCATCTCGCTTTGAGCCACCCTTTGACCGCCGTGGCCGTTCCCCATCGCCTCCTCGTAGAATGGATGACCGTCCTGGATATGGGAGGCACGATGACTACTACATGAGGGACCGCTACAGAGATGAGCCTCCTCATCACAGGGAGCCATATTCAAGACACCCTTTTGATCACAGAGGAGAACCATTTGACAGGGAGAGGAGGGAGCCTTACGATTCTCCCAGAGGTGCCTACCCTGATAGAAGAGATGAGCACTACGACCGGTATGATTCGTACAACCGTGATTACCCCAGGCCTGATGATTATCCAGGCCCTGCAAAGAGACCAAGAGTGGATTACAGTGATCGTCCAgatgacatgtacatgtacaatagcGGCAAAACTATTGAGGCTCCAACTGATTGTGTGATTGTTGTGATGAACAAGCAGCAGAG AGGATATGCAGAAATGGTGGAAAGACGGCTGAAGTCTGTGGGATTAGTAGTAGAGCTGCATTTCCATGGATCCCAGCCAATATCAGAGCTGCTGGATGATGTTGCACGTCGTGGTGTATTGTATGCAGTGGTCATAACCAGTCAGCATGAGATTCACCGCTCAGTCACTGTCAACATTCTACATGGAACTCCACAAG AGCATAGAAACATGCCTCTCGATGATGCTATGAGACTAGTTGGACAAAATTTTGATCAATATATGCAAGATCTACGAGAAAGAGCGAAGTCTAGCGGTACCCAAGATCTCGACAAGACAAGAACGGCAGCAGCGCCCCCAAAGACTGAAGGGAACTCTGATATAACGTCACTTTTGAGCAAAGCAGCAACCGGTGCAGATCTTTCAGCAGATCAGTTGACAAAGCTAATAGACAACTTGTCCAAACGCCAGCAAGAGATTTTAGGAAGTCCTGCAACGACAGCCACTAATGGCAAAGGAG GCGTTACAGCAAGTCAATCAAGCCAGCCAGCTGTGGATCCTCAGTCTATTGCCAAACAACAAGCAGATCTACAAGCCAAAATATTAAGTATTTTGAATCCTGGTGGAAGCGCTTCatctagtagtagtagttcaAACGCTAGCACTCTTCCATCGCAAAAGGCAGTTTTACCTGGGCAGAGTGCAGGTGCTGCCACCGGAGCATCTGCTCAGGCAGCTGGAAAAACAGGATCATTGAGTACCACTGCAAAACCGATCTTTCCACTCTATCCAGCCCAGCAAAAACTTCCGTCATCTTCTACTAACAATTCAACGTCAACAGCTAGACCCTCGTTGGGAGTCACAGCCTCAAATCCTGTATCTTCCGCGACAGCGAACCAAGTTGGAAAGACATATAAGGCGGCATCGCTCCAGGGAAACACAGCTGCTTCAAGCTCGTATGGTGCGGCTTCATCAACAACTTATCTGTCCACCAAGCCTGTAGCTCCAAACACTTACACAGTAGGATCAAACCAAGCTACTCAATCCCACGCTTCTTATGGTGCAAAGCCAACAGCAGTAAATGCCTCCCAAGGCTACTCTGCTGCAACTCAGAAAATTGGTCAGCCTCAACAAGCATCTGTTGGCCAGGCAATTTCAACAGTTGGTGCTCAAAGACCCAGTGTCGCACCAGCTCAGAGAATGGTAGCACCTACTTCTGGTCCAAGACCGACTTCCAATGTCACATCAGGCCAAGTCAGAACTCCATTAACAACCAAAAGAGGTCTTCTTGGAGCTGCTCCGGTAGGTGTACCGAGGTTAGCCACACCATCTACCGCTGTGAGGACGCCATCAGGTACATCAGGTGTGCGCATGGTTAGCCCTAGAGGCCCATCACCGAGTGGAAGAGGCACGGTAAGGACTGCTTCCCCTGCCAGTATTCAAGGACAAACTACTCCTACTCGTGGTGGAGCAGTCTCAGTTCGCGGTGGAGGCAGTTATATTAGAGGAGGAGTTTCCGTTGGAACTCCAGGTCGAGGCATTACGGCCCCACAATCTGCTGCATCTGGCAGAGGTGAAATTCCTCAGCGTGGTGGTACTGCATCTGTCTCTGTTGCTGTTGCAAGAGGTGCGGCTTCACGTGGTACGGCTGCACGTGGTACTCCAGCAACCCGTGGTTCCCCAACCACTCGTGGTACTGCATCCCCACGTGGCGCTCCACCTTTGCGCGGTGCTCCCGCCTTGCGTGGTGCCTCTTCGTTGCGTGGTTCTCCTGGACTTCGTGGTGCTCCTACAGCTCGCGGTGCCTCAGCACCTCGTGGTTTACAAGCTGCTCGTGGTATGACAGGCACTCGTGGTACCTCAGCAACTAGTGCCCACCTGACAGGTGGTCGTGGTTTATCCGCAACTCAAGGTGCTCCTATACGTGCTATTACACCGGGTGCACGCGGAAGTCGTGGTGCCCTCAGGGGAGCTCCTCTGATGCGTGGAGCTCCTGCATTTCGTGGGGGTCGTGGCAGTTATGGTGGACGTGGTGGTTACTGA